TATACACGAAGCGCCTGATTGCGGCCATTCCGGATTTAGAGCCGGAAGTTCGCCAAGATAAAGTGCAGCTTAGAAAAAAACTCACCTCGGAATATGAGTCTACCTACTCAAAATATTTCGATGAGAATGGACGTGCTTACGATTTGAAGCCAATCTCATCAACACATAGAGTCGCAATACAATAAGGAGGTGGAAGGACTATGTGGAAGTTTATATTAAGACGATTATTAGTAATGATCCCGCAGCTCTTTTTATTGAGCATCATCGTTTTCATGATGGCAAAAGCAATGCCCGGTGATGCACTGTCAGGCCAGGAAATCAATCCTAGGGCCAATCCAGCCGAGCTTGATAGGATCAGGGAAGAACTGGGTTTGAATGACCCTTGGTACCAACAATATTTAAGGTGGGCATCCAATGCAGTACAGGGGGATTTCGGTATTTCCTATACACATAAGACGCCCGTCATGGATGTGATCGAAGACAGGCTTTGGAACACAGTGTTCCTGGCGTTGGTCACACTGATCTTTACATATATGCTTGCTATTCCATTAGGCATACTTAGCGGAAGGTATAACGATACCTGGGTGGATAAAACCGTTACGGGATATAGCTATTTAGGATTTGGCACGCCGATTTTCATTTTTGCTTTAATCATGTTATTCGTTTTCGGCTTTGCCCTGGATTGGTTCCCGTCTGGGGGCAGTGTCGATTCAAAAGTGGATGAAGGAACATTCGCCTATGTTGTAAGCAAAATTAATCATTTGATTTTACCAGCTTTAAGTACAGCTTTAATTGCAACAACAAGTACGATCCAATATTTGCGTAATGAAATCATCGATAATAAAATCAAGGATTTCGTAAGGACAGCGCGTTCGAAGGGAGTGCCTGAATCAAAAGTTTATTCACGGCATATCCTGAGAAATTCCTTTTTACCGATAGCAGCATTCTTAGGTTATGAAATTACTGGATTGGTCGGCGGCGCGGTCATAATCGAAACCATTTTCAGTTATCCGGGTCTTGGGCAGCTTTTCCTTAGTTCGGTGAGTCTGCGGGATTTCAGCGTTGTCACGGCCATCGTCATGATGACGGGATTTGCCACTCTGCTTGGCACCCTTCTTTCGGACATCATACTTAGTGCGGTCGATCCGCGCATACGGATAGAATAGGAGCGGGGTGAGTCATATGGAAATGAAAGTGGAATCCGGAAAGAACATACAAGTTAACGATGTAAGCCCTTCAGGAATCAAGATCATCTGGCAGGAAATCAAAAGGGATAAGCTTGCAATGGGCTCCTTGATTACATTGGCTGCTATATTGATTTTCGTTTATGGCGCGGCTTTCTTCATGGATGCCAAAGAAATTGCCAAGGTCGATTTCCTCTCCATTTATTTGGAGCCATCTTCAGACTATTGGCTTGGAACCGATTATGGTGGCCGGGATGTATTCGGCCAACTGATAGTAGGTACCAGGAATTCATTCACGATCAGTTTATTCATTACATTATTCACGGCTATCATCGGTTTATCATTAGGGCTTCTTGCTGGTTACTTCGGGGGGGCAACCGATAATGTGATCATGCGTATTATCGATTTCGTGATTGCCCTGCCGCAAATGATGTTCATCATCGTTGTAGTCACGATTGTGCCGATCTTCAATGTATATGTTTTCATTTTAATCATGACGATGTTTTTATGGACAGGAAAGGCACGGCTGATTCGTTCTAAGGCTTTGTCTGAGCGTGAGCTGGATTATATCCACGCCTCACAGACACTGGGGACACCACATTGGAAAATCATCCTGTTTCAGCTTCTGCCCAATGTCAGTTCGTTGATCATCGTCAACTTCATTTTGAACCTTGCAGGCAATATTGGCCTAGAATCCAGTTTGACTTTCTTAGGGTTCGGTCTTCCGGAGAGCACACCGAGTTTAGGGACGCTCATCAGTTATGCTCGAAATCCAGATGTTCTGGAAAACAAGTGGTGGATATGGGTACCCGCATCACTCATGATTCTAGTGTTGATGCTGAGTATAAATTTCGTTGGCCAAGCGTTAAAACGCGCCGCCGATGCAAGACAAAGAAGAGGATAAAAAAAGGGGAGTGTAGGATATGAAAATCAAAAGCTATAGTAAGGTATTAAGTGCATTGGCCATTTCGTCTCTACTGCTTGCTGCATGTTCGAATGATACGGAGAAATCGTCAACGAAAGAGAAAAAAGGGAAAGATGTCGAACAGGTCGATACCTCTAAATTCCCGACAAAGACGACAAATCAAGGAGAGCCGATTAAAGGCGGCCATTTGACATATGGCTTGGTATCCGATACCCCGTTTGAAGGGATATTAAACAAAGTTTTCTATCAAGGCGAACCCGATAATCAAGTTATTACATTCTTTGATGAAGACTTATTGGATACAGATGAAAACTACGTATATACGAATGAAGGTGCCGCTTCCTATGAGATTTCAGACGATCATAAAACGGTTACGCTGACGATTAAGGATAATGTAAATTGGCAAGATGGAAAACCTGTGACAGGTGCCGATTTAGAATATGCATATCTAGTCATGGGAAGCAAAGATTACAAAGGTGTACGCTATGATGAACAAATGGCTTTAATCGAGGGTATGGAAGAGTATCATGAAGGGAAAGCCGATAAGATTTCAGGCATTAAAGTCGACGGCAAGAAAATCATTTTCACATTCAAAAAAGCGAATCCTTCCGTCACGACTGGATTATGGACATACCCGCTTCATAAAGAATACTTAAAAGATGTTCCGATTGCAGAGTTGGAATCTTCGGATAAAATCCGTAAAAATCCGATTGGTTTTGGACCATTCAAAGTGAAGAAAATCGTTCAGGGGGAAGCGGTCGAATTTGAAGCGAATAAAGATTATTACCGCGGTGAACCTAAATTGGACAGTGTCACATTAAAAGTCGTGAATCCGTCCGTTGTCGTCAAGTCACTTGAAAATGGTGACCTCGATGTAGCAGAGGTCCTGGCTGAGCAATATGATCAGGCCAAGGAATTGGATAATGTCGAATTATTGGGGAAAGTTGAATTGGCTTATTCCTATATTGGTTTCAATTTCGGCTACTATGATAAAGAAAAAGAAGAAAATATTATGGATGAGAATCCAAAGTTTGGAGACAAACGCCTTCGTCAGGCGATGGCATATGCCATCAATAATGAAGAAGTTGGCAAAAAGATGTTCAAGGGCCTTCGCTTCCCTGCCAACTCTGTCATTACACCGAACTTTAAATATAATAATAAAGATGTAAAACCATATGAATATGATCCTGAAAAAGCAAAAAAACTTTTGGATGAAGCAGGATTTGTAGATACGAATAATGATGGCATTCGTGAAGATGCAGATGGAAAAGAGTTCAAGATCAATTTTGCTTCCATGAGCGGTTCAGATGTTTCCGAGCCACTTGCAAGATATTATATCCAACAATGGGAACAAGTAGGTTTGGACGTTGAATTGCAGGATGGCAGGCTGCATGAGTTCAATTCATTCTATGACCTATTGAAAAAGGATAATGATCAAGTTGATGTTTATTCAGCTGCATGGGGAGTCGCTTCCGATCCGGATCCATCTGGTCTATGGGCTAGATCTGCGGAATTTAACTATACCCGCTGGGTGAATGAAAAAAATGATGAGCTTCTTGATAAAGGGATTTCAGAGGAAGCTTTCGATGATCAATATCGGATCGATACGTATAATGAGTGGCAAGAATTGATCCATGATGAGGTTCCGGTCATTCCGACATTATTCCGTTATCAATTGGCTGGAGTGAATGAACGCGTTACAGGTTATGATTATCTCGCAGGCCGCCAATATCAGTGGCATAATGTGGGTGTAACGAA
This sequence is a window from Brevibacillus sp. JNUCC-41. Protein-coding genes within it:
- a CDS encoding ABC transporter permease, with translation MKVESGKNIQVNDVSPSGIKIIWQEIKRDKLAMGSLITLAAILIFVYGAAFFMDAKEIAKVDFLSIYLEPSSDYWLGTDYGGRDVFGQLIVGTRNSFTISLFITLFTAIIGLSLGLLAGYFGGATDNVIMRIIDFVIALPQMMFIIVVVTIVPIFNVYVFILIMTMFLWTGKARLIRSKALSERELDYIHASQTLGTPHWKIILFQLLPNVSSLIIVNFILNLAGNIGLESSLTFLGFGLPESTPSLGTLISYARNPDVLENKWWIWVPASLMILVLMLSINFVGQALKRAADARQRRG
- the opp4A gene encoding oligopeptide ABC transporter substrate-binding protein, translating into MKIKSYSKVLSALAISSLLLAACSNDTEKSSTKEKKGKDVEQVDTSKFPTKTTNQGEPIKGGHLTYGLVSDTPFEGILNKVFYQGEPDNQVITFFDEDLLDTDENYVYTNEGAASYEISDDHKTVTLTIKDNVNWQDGKPVTGADLEYAYLVMGSKDYKGVRYDEQMALIEGMEEYHEGKADKISGIKVDGKKIIFTFKKANPSVTTGLWTYPLHKEYLKDVPIAELESSDKIRKNPIGFGPFKVKKIVQGEAVEFEANKDYYRGEPKLDSVTLKVVNPSVVVKSLENGDLDVAEVLAEQYDQAKELDNVELLGKVELAYSYIGFNFGYYDKEKEENIMDENPKFGDKRLRQAMAYAINNEEVGKKMFKGLRFPANSVITPNFKYNNKDVKPYEYDPEKAKKLLDEAGFVDTNNDGIREDADGKEFKINFASMSGSDVSEPLARYYIQQWEQVGLDVELQDGRLHEFNSFYDLLKKDNDQVDVYSAAWGVASDPDPSGLWARSAEFNYTRWVNEKNDELLDKGISEEAFDDQYRIDTYNEWQELIHDEVPVIPTLFRYQLAGVNERVTGYDYLAGRQYQWHNVGVTK
- the opp4B gene encoding oligopeptide ABC transporter permease, producing the protein MWKFILRRLLVMIPQLFLLSIIVFMMAKAMPGDALSGQEINPRANPAELDRIREELGLNDPWYQQYLRWASNAVQGDFGISYTHKTPVMDVIEDRLWNTVFLALVTLIFTYMLAIPLGILSGRYNDTWVDKTVTGYSYLGFGTPIFIFALIMLFVFGFALDWFPSGGSVDSKVDEGTFAYVVSKINHLILPALSTALIATTSTIQYLRNEIIDNKIKDFVRTARSKGVPESKVYSRHILRNSFLPIAAFLGYEITGLVGGAVIIETIFSYPGLGQLFLSSVSLRDFSVVTAIVMMTGFATLLGTLLSDIILSAVDPRIRIE